The following proteins are co-located in the Microbulbifer sp. VAAF005 genome:
- a CDS encoding DDE-type integrase/transposase/recombinase, with protein sequence MRVERNSVWSITDIDGVDSGVYRVLELFYDINILVLFNLEESGGLRRPIKIDSSRFLCAIKGGAVKRNFSPLPYYQLADEGLIPEAHIKKRDRNIELISELIENPDFLLEISTEERSKVLVNQAKSKGVRAQRIYRLLNQYWRGGQERNALLPAYKNSGGAGRVRVSGGLKRGAPIRMLTPSMEIHQGVNTSENDKNNFILAMKKYGLKGRRVPFSQVYEKMLKELYSQELILAESESRSPNVPSYRTFIYWVKKLIPKNEIIRKQTTVGDFERNKRGLRGAATDHTEVPGSCFELDSTVLDVHIVSEFRRSHVLGRPTVYCVVDKESRMIVGLHVSMEYASWRAGRQALVNSFTDKKSYCSRFGIEIEDHEWPCHHIPQRLLCDRGEFICKSAEKLAVPLIGHLSIAPPYRADLKGIVERRFEILNKNLVHELLGTTRGHHYIRGDRDPRLDATYTLDEVTKLLIDEVMEHNNSLFDGLAAQSVLLVQNGLPPTPLNYWNIHLKKHRHALSRSEESEVRAKLLPAVEVSMTSKGIRLNEDMYYECDREEFQEWKVLARSTKCWKMEARIDQDNSSFIYVRLKEREGFTKCNLMKFSASLSDKHQADILYFKDWKKKEKCKNKPGKKSIERHNRRKLVSQVAKSETKKDVQDKSKTERIKGMRTRRKEAVLDRRIEYGESIREEKSELYPDDENLESKRKNEAVSLIKRKRRNQ encoded by the coding sequence ATGCGAGTTGAACGAAACAGTGTTTGGAGTATAACTGATATTGATGGGGTTGATAGTGGTGTGTATCGTGTTCTTGAACTTTTTTATGATATAAATATTCTGGTTCTTTTTAATCTTGAAGAATCTGGAGGTTTAAGAAGGCCTATTAAGATTGATAGCTCCAGATTTTTGTGTGCGATTAAAGGAGGAGCTGTGAAAAGAAACTTTAGTCCTCTTCCCTACTATCAGCTAGCTGATGAGGGGTTGATACCTGAAGCTCATATTAAAAAACGTGATAGAAATATTGAGCTGATAAGTGAGCTAATAGAAAATCCAGATTTTCTCCTTGAGATTTCTACTGAAGAAAGAAGCAAAGTTCTGGTAAATCAGGCGAAAAGTAAAGGGGTAAGGGCTCAGAGAATATATAGGTTATTAAATCAATATTGGAGGGGTGGGCAAGAAAGAAATGCCCTCCTGCCTGCTTACAAGAATTCTGGAGGAGCTGGAAGAGTTAGGGTCTCAGGAGGTCTTAAACGTGGAGCTCCAATAAGAATGCTTACACCGAGCATGGAAATACATCAAGGGGTTAACACTTCGGAAAATGATAAGAATAATTTTATTTTAGCGATGAAGAAGTATGGCTTGAAAGGGCGTCGAGTTCCATTTAGTCAAGTTTATGAAAAAATGTTGAAGGAGCTATACTCACAAGAACTAATACTGGCAGAGAGTGAATCTAGGTCGCCGAATGTTCCATCATATCGTACTTTTATATATTGGGTTAAAAAATTAATCCCAAAAAATGAAATAATCCGAAAGCAAACTACAGTGGGTGACTTTGAAAGAAACAAGCGTGGGTTAAGAGGAGCTGCGACAGATCATACCGAAGTTCCTGGAAGTTGCTTTGAATTGGATTCAACAGTACTGGATGTTCATATTGTCTCTGAATTTAGGCGCTCTCATGTTCTAGGTAGGCCTACTGTTTATTGTGTGGTAGATAAAGAAAGCAGGATGATTGTTGGGCTTCACGTTTCTATGGAATATGCTTCTTGGCGTGCGGGTCGTCAAGCTCTTGTCAATAGCTTTACGGATAAGAAAAGTTATTGTTCTAGGTTCGGTATCGAAATCGAAGATCATGAATGGCCTTGCCATCATATCCCCCAGCGTTTGCTTTGCGATCGAGGGGAGTTTATATGTAAGAGCGCTGAAAAATTAGCCGTTCCATTAATCGGTCACCTGAGTATAGCTCCACCTTATCGCGCCGATCTTAAAGGCATTGTGGAACGAAGATTCGAAATATTGAATAAAAATCTAGTCCATGAATTATTAGGGACAACTAGAGGACATCATTATATTCGAGGTGATCGTGATCCACGTCTCGATGCAACATATACATTAGATGAAGTAACAAAATTACTTATTGATGAGGTTATGGAGCATAATAATTCTCTATTTGACGGTTTAGCTGCACAATCCGTCTTGTTAGTGCAAAATGGATTGCCCCCTACACCGCTTAATTATTGGAATATCCATCTAAAAAAGCATCGGCATGCTTTAAGTAGATCAGAGGAGTCCGAAGTAAGGGCTAAACTTCTACCTGCGGTAGAAGTATCTATGACGAGTAAAGGTATCCGCTTAAATGAGGATATGTACTATGAATGTGACCGGGAAGAATTTCAAGAATGGAAAGTGCTTGCCAGGTCTACCAAGTGCTGGAAAATGGAAGCTCGTATCGATCAAGATAACTCTTCATTCATATATGTTCGCCTTAAGGAGCGCGAAGGGTTCACTAAATGCAACTTGATGAAGTTTTCTGCAAGCCTTAGTGATAAGCATCAAGCTGATATATTGTATTTTAAAGATTGGAAAAAGAAAGAAAAATGTAAAAATAAACCAGGTAAAAAGTCTATAGAAAGACATAATAGACGTAAATTAGTTAGCCAAGTAGCAAAAAGTGAGACAAAAAAAGATGTACAAGATAAGAGTAAGACTGAGCGAATAAAGGGAATGAGAACACGAAGAAAAGAGGCGGTTCTTGATAGACGAATTGAATACGGTGAATCCATTAGAGAAGAGAAATCAGAACTATATCCCGATGATGAGAACTTAGAGTCAAAAAGGAAAAATGAAGCTGTCTCATTAATAAAAAGGAAGAGGCGGAACCAGTGA